In one window of Mytilus galloprovincialis chromosome 6, xbMytGall1.hap1.1, whole genome shotgun sequence DNA:
- the LOC143080682 gene encoding uncharacterized protein LOC143080682, which yields MRTYKDNFRGTSHLLPSESWSSDSSRPSLRCYDYPPCQTGTNMWNPVTENLARPSLPREFSRLGFDSGRDKYIRDEHFSPYSTCTSDWESDGHRLYNKANNGKLSKPFPTRRVQHEAHDRLVQIPIQHYCSLSNSRKKENKTLPNSRIPEYKTLPTTRRRYVKYCDNYVDLSDESDDIYSESLSDDSDCDIAPFVNRNINNSGTDVKTRRGRSTSNPRTQPYSINTRNKSPNVETDCRLDSPPNTHPSRIIPASDDIRRYSSRPGQPRSSHPGIICLSDDENDRSSKRKDRIMSALPSSSQYENDLSEIYDVDITNQNRNLPSSSKHRSTEKSYIIGDEDFHSGKISGEKNAGLSERAIYIDDKKQSSLRSNTDSDGKIMATPSYPAYNMIRDVIEPEQRQVDYIRGDGNCFFRALSKVIYNTETCHEELRQTVVDLMEKYPKDFEQFIDGKSIHSHIISMRRDGTWATQAEIYGAATLLQRDVYMLSPDHSGKFYRWLLFSPRFKQSDVDCFDQCYITLCHTNGNHYDRIAPLVGKCNCALMPPQLSGAKGHVDLTTESEEDLLIV from the coding sequence aTGAGAACTTATAAAGATAACTTTAGAGGCACTAGTCATCTATTGCCAAGTGAAAGTTGGAGTTCAGACAGTTCAAGACCCTCGTTGCGATGCTATGATTACCCACCATGCCAAACTGGTACCAACATGTGGAATCCAGTTACAGAAAATTTGGCGAGACCATCATTACCAAGAGAATTTTCTAGGCTTGGGTTTGATAGTGGAAGAGATAAGTACATAAGGGATGAACACTTCTCTCCTTATTCCACATGTACATCAGATTGGGAATCAGATGGGCACAGACTTTATAATAAAGCAAATAATGGGAAACTTTCTAAACCTTTTCCTACCAGACGAGTTCAGCATGAGGCGCATGATCGATTAGTTCAAATACCAATTCAGCATTATTGTAGTCTATCAAActcaagaaaaaaagaaaataaaactctTCCAAACTCACGGATTCCAGAATATAAAACGCTACCCACTACAAGGAGGAGATATGTGAAATATTGCGATAATTATGTTGATTTATCCGATGAAAGTGATGACATTTACAGTGAAAGTCTTTCTGATGATTCAGACTGTGATATAGCTCCTTTTGTAAACAGAAATATAAACAATAGTGGAACAGATGTAAAGACTAGACGAGGTCGATCAACTTCTAACCCTCGTACCCAACCATATTCCATCAATACTAGAAACAAATCTCCAAATGTGGAGACAGACTGCAGGTTAGATTCACCACCAAATACTCACCCTTCTCGTATAATACCTGCTTCAGATGATATTCGAAGGTATTCATCAAGACCAGGACAGCCAAGGTCGTCACATCCAGGTATAATTTGTTTATCTGATGATGAAAATGACAGAAGCAGTAAACGAAAAGATAGAATAATGTCAGCTTTACCCTCTTCAAGTCAGTACGAAAATGATCTTTCTGAAATTTATGATGTTGATATCACAAACCAGAATAGAAACTTGCCTTCATCATCAAAGCATAGATCTACTGAGAAATCTTATATCATTGGAGATGAAGATTTCCACAGTGGCAAAATTTCAGGTGAAAAAAATGCAGGCTTAAGTGAAAGAGCCATCTATATTGATGACAAAAAACAAAGTTCATTAAGGTCAAATACTGATTCTGATGGAAAAATTATGGCTACACCAAGTTATCCAGCCTACAATATGATCCGAGACGTAATCGAACCTGAACAGAGACAAGTTGATTATATTCGTGGTGATGGCAACTGTTTCTTCCGAGCTTTAAGTAAAGTGATATACAACACAGAAACTTGTCATGAAGAACTTCGCCAAACAGTTGTAGACTTAATGGAAAAGTATCCAAAAGATTTTGAACAATTCATTGATGGGAAGTCTATACATTCACATATAATTTCAATGAGGAGAGATGGGACATGGGCAACACAAGCAGAAATATATGGTGCTGCAACATTACTGCAACGTGACGTATATATGTTATCACCAGATCATTCAGGAAAATTTTATCGCTGGTTGCTTTTTTCACCCAGATTTAAACAAAGTGATGTTGATTGTTTTGACCAATGTTACATAACTTTATGTCACACTAACGGGAATCATTATGATAGAATAGCTCCCCTAGTGGGCAAGTGTAACTGTGCACTGATGCCACCTCAGTTGTCAGGGGCCAAAGGTCATGTGGATTTGACAACAGAATCGGAAGAGGATTtattaatagtatag